From the genome of Ziziphus jujuba cultivar Dongzao chromosome 6, ASM3175591v1, one region includes:
- the LOC112493325 gene encoding WRKY DNA-binding transcription factor 70, translated as MEISTSWPENLANSNIQKRLNDELIEGRDLSNRLLSVLASSDGSRSAEDLSGKIVKSFSNALSILIVKECDKSDSLVYQIQADHLPCLDAWKSQSHSREDLRSTTPPTKKLDRRGCFDRRKTSTLPSWKRDTSTLISDGQAWRKYGQKMILNSKYPRHYFRCTYKHDQGCKATKQVERIQVNPPLYRTTYFGHHTCRNLHQHPELMLDSTTNPSDTSIIISFDRTNLKNKQDRFPSLSSFSSTRQEFKEEITKCEALEHNQSLLSDYFVSSDLPAAAGFLTPRSMPAMLKSNQDSDNGDVINGMMDYEDYYFDIFKF; from the exons ATGGAGATCAGTACTTCTTGGCCTGAAAACCTAGCAAATAGCAACATTCAGAAACGGTTGAATGATGAGCTAATTGAAGGCCGAGATCTCTCAAACCGGCTTCTAAGTGTTCTTGCTAGCTCTGATGGCTCAAGATCTGCAGAAGATCTATCGGGGAAGATAGTAAAATCATTTTCCAACGCCCTTTCCATATTGATTGTGAAAGAGTGTGATAAGTCAGACTCTCTGGTCTATCAAATCCAAGCTGATCATTTACCATGTTTGGATGCTTGGAAATCTCAAAGTCATTCTCGAGAAGATCTGAGGAGTACTACTCCTCCCACTAAAAAGCTCGATCGAAGGGGTTGTTTTGATAGAAG AAAAACCAGTACCTTACCGTCATGGAAAAGAGATACTTCAACTCTCATTAGCGATGGTCAAGCATGGAGGAAGTACGGACAAAAAATGATTCTCAACTCCAAATACCCcag GCACTATTTCAGGTGTACTTACAAGCATGATCAAGGCTGCAAAGCTACCAAACAGGTTGAGAGAATTCAAGTGAATCCCCCACTATATAGGACAACATATTTTGGGCATCACACATGTAGAAATCTTCACCAACATCCTGAATTGATGTTGGATTCTACTACTAATCCTAGTGATACTTCCATAATCATCAGCTTCGACCGTACCAACCTCAAAAACAAACAAGACCGTTTTCCCTCTTTATCGTCTTTCTCTTCAACCAGACAGGAATTTAAGGAGGAGATCACAAAATGTGAGGCCCTGGAGCATAACCAATCATTGTTGTCTGATTATTTCGTCTCATCTGACCTGCCTGCCGCGGCGGGGTTTCTAACCCCTAGGAGCATGCCAGCGATGTTGAAATCAAATCAGGACTCTGATAATGGGGATGTAATAAATGGGATGATGGATTATGAAGACTactattttgatattttcaaattttga
- the LOC107430931 gene encoding WRKY DNA-binding transcription factor 70 — translation MEGFWPENLVSTNFIQKKVNDELVAGQELAKQLRNVLAKSDDDPRSAEDLMMQIVKSFSNTLSILNFEEGHDVASVISQIQTDLPCLDARKMKDHSRESFRRSTTTPTKKDRRAFYDRRRTSSLRTWNIDTPTLINDGQTWRKYGQKVILNAKYPRHYFRCTYKYDQGCKATKQIQRIQVNPPLYRTTYFGNHTCRNLHQDPELILDCTSPSDTSIFISFDSTNLINKQDHVPFLSSLSSIKQEIKEDIITCDANHSFQTFSSSDNFMFPDLAAFPSPAEAMAVLSSTLDQSDYGDAMYGMTEYDNFLS, via the exons ATGGAGGGTTTTTGGCCTGAAAACCTAGTCAGTAccaatttcattcaaaaaaaggTGAATGATGAGCTTGTCGCAGGCCAAGAACTCGCGAAGCAGCTCCGAAATGTTCTTGCTAAATCTGATGATGATCCAAGATCTGCGGAAGATCTAATGATGCAGATAGTGAAATCTTTCTCCAACACCCTTTCCATATTGAATTTCGAAGAGGGTCATGATGTTGCCTCTGTGATATCTCAAATCCAAACTGATTTACCATGTTTGGATGCTCGGAAAATGAAAGATCATTCTCGAGAAAGTTTTAGGAGGAGTACTACCACTCCCACTAAAAAGGATCGAAGGGCTTTCTATGATAGAAG AAGAACCAGTTCCTTAAGGACATGGAATATAGATACTCCAACTCTCATCAACGATGGTCAAACGTGGAGGAAGTATGGACAAAAAGTGATTCTCAACGCCAAATACCCCag GCACTATTTCAGGTGCACATACAAGTATGATCAAGGCTGCAAAGCCACGAAACAAATTCAGAGAATTCAAGTGAATCCCCCACTATACAGGACAACATATTTTGGGAATCACACATGTAGGAATCTCCATCAGGATCCTGAATTGATCTTGGATTGTACCAGTCCTAGTGACACTTCTATTTTCATCAGCTTCGACAGTACCAATCTTATAAACAAACAAGACCATGTTCCCTTTCTGTCATCCTTGTCTTCAATCAAACAGGAAATAAAGGAGGATATCATAACATGTGATGCCAACCATAGCTTCCAAACATTCTCATCGTCGGATAATTTCATGTTCCCTGATCTGGCGGCTTTTCCATCGCCTGCAGAGGCCATGGCGGTTTTGTCATCGACTCTGGATCAGTCTGATTATGGGGATGCAATGTATGGGATGACGGAGTATGATAACTTTTTATCTTGA